In one Rhodopirellula halodulae genomic region, the following are encoded:
- a CDS encoding rhomboid family intramembrane serine protease — translation MFIPVSTDAPLYHWPIATVGLIVANVAAFVACVWALLSGAADMETLENLALSYETINPIQWFTSPFLHGGPMHLLGNMFFLWAFGLIVEGKVGWRKFLLIYMGIAVGECILEQLVMVVLVGDGVSLGASSAVFGLMAIALIWAPDNEIECVFVFMFLLFIRLLSFEVKVFTLAMFFLLLEVAEVIFSGLSVSSGLLHLMGVFIGAPIGLWMLQTGRVDCENWDIVSRNEWLHEYDWLCPPERREAIQRAEAMEYDPVAAALANKHSQIDANSTYAKRRQARAGETSGQGGLFTKKRHAKQSAAKAESAMKAAQANPDFNRLSLLLRQAIASNSLNLANTHFARLEQLDIAVGLSDKTLFQLAKLYAGAKQFVAATRPLQIIADRGGEMSHEAWLRLAQIQLKVMRRADLAKTSLQRIQIDGKKITEAQQKTLARRDQLLTMCQTASK, via the coding sequence TTGTTCATTCCCGTTTCCACCGACGCACCGCTTTATCACTGGCCCATCGCCACCGTTGGCTTGATCGTCGCAAACGTCGCCGCATTTGTTGCCTGTGTGTGGGCGTTGCTCAGCGGAGCCGCGGACATGGAGACGCTTGAAAACCTGGCGTTGTCTTACGAGACGATCAATCCCATTCAGTGGTTCACTAGCCCGTTTCTGCATGGCGGCCCGATGCACCTGCTGGGCAACATGTTTTTCTTGTGGGCCTTCGGATTGATCGTCGAGGGGAAGGTTGGTTGGCGAAAGTTCCTGCTGATCTACATGGGAATCGCCGTCGGAGAATGCATCCTCGAACAATTAGTGATGGTGGTCTTGGTGGGCGACGGTGTTTCCTTGGGAGCATCATCGGCCGTTTTTGGTTTGATGGCCATCGCGTTGATCTGGGCACCTGACAACGAAATCGAATGCGTCTTCGTCTTTATGTTCCTACTCTTCATTCGATTGCTCTCTTTCGAGGTGAAGGTTTTCACACTCGCCATGTTCTTCCTGTTGCTGGAAGTTGCGGAGGTGATTTTTTCTGGGCTTTCCGTGTCCTCGGGACTTCTGCACTTGATGGGCGTGTTCATCGGCGCCCCAATCGGACTTTGGATGCTGCAGACGGGACGAGTCGATTGCGAAAACTGGGACATCGTTTCCCGCAACGAATGGCTGCATGAATACGACTGGCTTTGCCCGCCCGAGCGTCGCGAGGCGATCCAGCGTGCCGAAGCAATGGAGTACGATCCCGTTGCCGCCGCCCTGGCGAACAAGCATTCGCAAATCGATGCCAATTCGACTTACGCAAAACGCAGGCAGGCACGTGCCGGTGAAACATCCGGACAAGGCGGCCTGTTTACAAAGAAACGCCACGCCAAGCAGTCTGCCGCGAAGGCCGAGTCGGCGATGAAAGCCGCGCAGGCCAACCCCGACTTCAACCGCCTATCTTTATTGCTACGACAAGCGATCGCATCCAACAGTTTGAACCTGGCCAACACTCACTTCGCAAGACTTGAGCAACTCGACATTGCCGTTGGGCTATCCGACAAAACGTTGTTTCAATTGGCAAAGCTGTACGCGGGAGCCAAGCAATTTGTTGCCGCCACCCGACCGCTGCAGATCATCGCCGATCGAGGTGGGGAGATGTCACACGAAGCTTGGCTGCGTTTGGCTCAAATTCAACTCAAAGTCATGCGACGCGCGGATCTCGCCAAGACATCGCTGCAACGAATCCAAATTGATGGCAAGAAGATCACCGAAGCTCAACAAAAAACGCTCGCGCGTCGAGATCAGCTTCTAACGATGTGCCAGACCGCATCGAAGTGA
- a CDS encoding sulfotransferase family protein, translating into MSRLRQVVGTLILASICIPVFLLHRFALRLDVWLYPSLRDVAISKPLFIVGLPRSGTTLLHRLMATQSGVFTTMPLWELLLAPAVCEKHMLRRLRNADRRLGSPLWRLYQAVERRLVGSFENVHATTLFSPEEDYLSLLPFGGCFLDVIRAPRSERVWKLGHFCERLQRSQQIALLDVYTGVLKRHLFFRGQHLRLLSKNPSFTSWIPVLTEAFPDACIVGLRRVPHESVPSQLSSLQSGMNWFGNDVTDADIVARFVELLAAYWRMLEEFKCTLQPERFQLITYERLISDSESVVRELMEQFGYEVTAAGLLSLQRQCSVQKRYSSRHRYRLETFGLHPDQLDRSFGLHSKSRCQAPASPGRPETLSC; encoded by the coding sequence ATGTCGCGTCTTCGGCAAGTGGTGGGAACACTCATCCTTGCTTCGATCTGCATTCCCGTCTTTTTGCTTCATCGCTTTGCGTTGCGGTTGGATGTTTGGTTGTATCCGTCGCTTCGTGACGTGGCGATCTCCAAACCGCTGTTCATCGTTGGTCTGCCCCGCAGTGGAACCACGCTGCTGCATCGTTTGATGGCGACTCAGAGCGGCGTGTTCACGACGATGCCGCTTTGGGAATTGTTGCTCGCTCCGGCGGTTTGCGAGAAACACATGTTGCGGCGTCTTCGAAACGCGGATCGCCGGCTGGGGAGTCCTTTGTGGCGTTTGTACCAAGCCGTCGAACGCCGCCTCGTGGGTTCGTTCGAGAACGTCCACGCCACGACGCTGTTTTCTCCTGAAGAAGATTACCTCTCCTTGCTTCCATTCGGTGGATGCTTTCTCGATGTGATCCGAGCTCCACGCAGCGAGCGGGTTTGGAAGCTCGGGCATTTCTGCGAGCGACTGCAGCGGTCTCAGCAAATCGCTTTGCTTGATGTTTACACAGGCGTTTTGAAGCGGCATCTCTTCTTTCGCGGCCAACATCTTCGTCTGCTATCGAAGAACCCCAGCTTCACGTCGTGGATACCCGTGCTCACGGAAGCCTTTCCGGATGCGTGCATTGTGGGGCTGCGGAGAGTGCCTCACGAATCGGTCCCGTCGCAGCTCAGTTCCCTGCAATCAGGAATGAATTGGTTTGGGAACGACGTCACCGACGCTGACATCGTGGCTCGGTTCGTCGAATTGCTCGCAGCATATTGGCGGATGTTGGAGGAGTTCAAGTGCACGCTCCAACCCGAGCGATTCCAGCTCATCACCTACGAACGATTGATTTCCGACAGCGAGTCGGTAGTGCGCGAACTGATGGAGCAATTCGGGTACGAAGTGACTGCCGCTGGCCTTCTCTCGTTGCAGCGGCAGTGTTCGGTGCAAAAGCGGTACAGCAGCCGCCATCGGTATCGATTGGAAACCTTTGGCCTTCATCCGGACCAGTTGGATCGCAGCTTTGGCCTGCATTCGAAGTCCCGGTGTCAGGCTCCCGCTTCTCCCGGCCGTCCAGAAACGCTTTCCTGTTGA
- a CDS encoding DUF3857 domain-containing protein has translation MDLPWDGGFFEASAESVLAGAASVPIDDESFSEFLLHDERVQISADHRVTKTTKRVYRILSRDDVESRASLSVDWNPWLEDKPTMRARVITRDGTVHELDPQTITESSADNYQDSVFMDDQRLTAPLPAVSVGAVIETEVIVRQHTAFCAWGIIGNVVWERFTDCLVSYHEVRADSSIDLRLNCVGSSVPLEIREEGDERVWTLKQTNPEPIEVIWDYLPTGEPPISYVTYSTGKSWSDIAQHYHDLVEQQINSSEVELFANEIQRAASSEGSTNDPINLVKATWNKIVDSVRYTGVEFGGSSIQPALPTDTLRRRYGDCKDQATLMVAILRHFNIEAYVALLDATSSVDVSRDSPGLNSFDHAIVYLPAQNQLAAVWIDLTSPYTSFGELPVADQGRLALIASPETTQLQRTPRSQSSDNLRSQNLVFQLSCNGPSTLESTSRATGSFASYSRSSYASRSKSQIVKDLESQYEEVFGDAKLSDLQYDVPSPPDSSVFHLQYKVTSRGINESTNSGVSLQLDAGSLLNYLPYEMVGPEYADAYDSDSPERTVPYEFSRFVYEKEQVLNPPRGFAVATLPPSHTLNVGSLRFEMQFEQRPDEVVVLRTKLDTGDAMLTADQVEEFRENYLDLSGNLSPDEWLIPVEFEYQPLLEFENGNEVDAIRRMIQIASEEPDNLYNISELSNTLLKVGLVEEARDLAQQMTIRAPESTLAHWQMAWTHMHNLQGENLRPGLDRETTIKHFRRALEIDPDFIDGMYNLAVMLEHDENLSRYTDRDAMSRAAKLYQELIAKLPSEFGIINYCSLLMRQDELGKLKQLTRTYPQLVEPWIFLATAEIKQRGATAGDRTIAKAAMQFDEKLVATNVLSQVRATREYDLLKEFIRTHPEIVGVSPMMNHLKRHEEVLLEPSDPISAVQRLLAAYFRSGPNLDELRDHYTAESNAQSILQDLQSLPVFVHEIRSAVMSNYGDMEVCVDTLSLYTFEAEGNDESGYIVTARLVEEAARTIPPIIRLVVREDGQYRVLAADSQSKNVGAKAAQLLDKGNEDGARMLVDQIYQSERRTAGLFDVFAGSPFAQAWLASTASNPEHLRLAALLLAARDYDNQVFADELLQVRESYPKIQQVQIDRSRLKYLIHNGEYRQALELSERLLESYPTTPELLYAKHKAEMSLGLMEESQATLGQLALRDPVRSVYGYLTQLQITRGAPHAIEFVQEKFDEHLQNSFIRSSLCWRSLFAGTSSEFLSEAETAVLRAGTIRERSAVGHTLACMYADVGQLSNAHSRLLRTIGDRNEITKLYDNLVRGRIAQKCGLNEAAAKYYRRVNVASPNEPNGASTKDLAQLWLKSLVSDPNQAAIVE, from the coding sequence GTGGACTTGCCTTGGGACGGCGGTTTCTTCGAAGCATCCGCAGAATCAGTGTTGGCGGGAGCGGCCAGTGTTCCCATCGATGACGAAAGCTTTTCGGAGTTCCTACTGCACGACGAACGCGTTCAGATTTCCGCCGACCATCGCGTCACCAAGACCACCAAACGCGTCTACCGAATTTTGTCGCGGGACGATGTTGAATCGCGTGCCAGCCTGAGCGTCGATTGGAACCCTTGGCTTGAGGACAAACCAACGATGCGTGCCCGCGTTATCACTCGCGATGGCACGGTTCACGAGTTGGACCCCCAAACAATCACGGAATCATCCGCTGACAACTATCAAGACAGTGTCTTCATGGACGATCAACGGCTGACGGCTCCCCTTCCCGCAGTTTCTGTGGGTGCTGTGATTGAGACGGAAGTCATCGTCCGACAGCACACTGCTTTTTGTGCCTGGGGCATCATTGGAAATGTGGTTTGGGAACGCTTCACCGATTGCCTGGTTTCTTATCACGAAGTCCGAGCCGACTCTTCAATCGACTTGCGTTTGAACTGCGTCGGGTCCTCCGTTCCTCTCGAAATTCGAGAAGAAGGGGATGAACGGGTTTGGACTTTGAAACAAACGAACCCCGAACCCATCGAGGTGATTTGGGACTACTTGCCAACCGGTGAGCCTCCCATTTCCTACGTGACCTACAGCACTGGGAAATCATGGTCAGACATCGCGCAACACTATCACGATCTGGTCGAACAACAAATCAACTCGAGCGAAGTGGAACTGTTTGCAAATGAGATCCAGCGTGCCGCGTCGAGTGAAGGTTCTACGAATGATCCAATCAACTTGGTGAAGGCAACCTGGAATAAAATCGTAGACTCCGTTCGCTACACCGGCGTCGAATTTGGTGGGTCCTCCATTCAACCTGCTCTTCCCACTGACACGCTTCGACGTCGCTACGGAGATTGCAAAGATCAAGCAACTTTGATGGTCGCGATCTTGCGTCACTTCAACATTGAAGCCTACGTGGCACTGCTGGACGCGACATCTTCTGTGGACGTATCCCGCGATTCACCCGGTCTGAATTCGTTCGATCACGCCATTGTCTATTTGCCCGCACAAAACCAACTCGCCGCTGTGTGGATCGATCTGACCAGTCCATACACATCCTTTGGTGAGTTGCCGGTTGCTGATCAGGGCAGATTGGCATTGATCGCTTCACCCGAAACAACCCAGCTTCAGCGAACTCCACGGAGCCAGTCTTCGGACAACCTTCGATCTCAGAATCTTGTTTTTCAATTGTCCTGCAATGGCCCCTCGACCTTGGAAAGCACTTCTCGCGCAACGGGCAGCTTTGCCAGCTACAGTCGATCAAGCTACGCGAGCCGGTCAAAGTCTCAAATCGTCAAAGATTTGGAATCGCAATACGAGGAAGTTTTTGGTGACGCCAAGCTCAGCGATTTGCAGTACGACGTTCCGTCGCCGCCCGATTCGTCAGTATTTCACCTTCAATACAAAGTGACATCGAGGGGCATCAACGAAAGCACCAACTCCGGCGTCAGCCTTCAGTTGGACGCGGGAAGTTTGCTGAACTACTTGCCCTATGAAATGGTCGGCCCCGAATATGCCGACGCATACGACTCCGATTCACCCGAACGAACCGTCCCCTACGAATTCAGTCGATTCGTCTATGAAAAAGAACAGGTGCTGAATCCACCCCGCGGCTTCGCGGTCGCCACGTTGCCTCCGTCCCACACGTTGAATGTGGGAAGTCTGCGATTCGAAATGCAGTTTGAACAACGCCCCGACGAGGTGGTCGTACTTCGGACCAAACTCGATACCGGCGACGCGATGCTCACCGCAGACCAAGTTGAGGAGTTTCGAGAAAACTACCTCGATCTTTCTGGAAATCTTTCGCCAGATGAATGGCTCATTCCGGTCGAGTTTGAATATCAACCGCTTCTGGAATTTGAGAATGGCAACGAGGTCGATGCCATTCGGAGAATGATCCAAATCGCCAGTGAAGAACCCGACAACCTGTACAACATCAGCGAGCTCAGCAACACGTTGCTCAAAGTGGGTCTGGTCGAGGAGGCCAGGGATCTTGCACAACAGATGACAATCCGGGCCCCCGAGTCGACCCTCGCTCATTGGCAAATGGCCTGGACCCACATGCATAACCTGCAGGGCGAAAATCTCAGGCCTGGTTTAGACCGCGAGACCACGATCAAGCACTTTCGGCGAGCCCTTGAAATCGATCCAGATTTCATTGACGGCATGTACAACTTGGCAGTGATGCTCGAGCACGATGAGAATTTGTCTCGCTACACAGACCGAGATGCGATGTCGCGAGCCGCCAAACTCTATCAAGAACTCATCGCCAAACTGCCGTCTGAATTTGGCATCATCAACTATTGCTCGCTGCTGATGCGCCAAGATGAACTTGGCAAACTGAAACAACTCACTCGAACCTACCCTCAATTGGTTGAACCTTGGATCTTCCTCGCCACGGCGGAGATCAAGCAACGTGGTGCCACCGCAGGTGACCGCACCATTGCAAAGGCAGCGATGCAATTCGATGAAAAACTGGTGGCAACCAACGTCCTGTCGCAAGTCCGTGCAACACGAGAATATGACTTGCTGAAAGAGTTTATCCGAACTCATCCGGAAATCGTTGGCGTTTCACCGATGATGAATCATCTGAAGCGTCACGAGGAAGTTTTGCTCGAACCCTCCGATCCGATCTCAGCGGTGCAACGGCTACTGGCAGCCTATTTTCGAAGTGGTCCAAATCTGGATGAATTGCGAGATCATTACACCGCAGAAAGCAATGCCCAATCGATCCTGCAGGATCTCCAAAGCCTTCCCGTTTTCGTTCATGAGATCCGCAGTGCGGTCATGAGCAACTACGGAGACATGGAAGTTTGCGTCGATACGCTCAGTCTTTACACCTTCGAAGCAGAAGGCAACGACGAGAGTGGATACATCGTCACGGCACGACTTGTCGAAGAAGCGGCCCGCACGATTCCGCCAATCATTCGACTGGTTGTCCGTGAGGACGGCCAGTACCGCGTTCTCGCGGCTGATTCTCAATCCAAGAATGTCGGTGCCAAAGCTGCGCAGCTTTTGGACAAAGGCAATGAGGATGGGGCCAGGATGCTGGTCGACCAGATCTATCAGTCGGAACGTCGTACCGCTGGACTGTTCGATGTGTTTGCGGGAAGCCCGTTCGCTCAGGCGTGGCTCGCCTCGACCGCCTCAAATCCGGAACACCTGCGACTCGCGGCACTGCTGCTCGCCGCACGCGATTACGACAATCAAGTGTTTGCTGATGAGCTTCTGCAAGTCCGAGAGAGCTACCCCAAAATTCAACAAGTCCAAATCGATCGTTCACGTCTGAAATACCTGATTCACAACGGCGAATATCGCCAAGCACTGGAATTGTCCGAACGTTTGCTGGAGTCTTACCCGACAACACCGGAACTGCTTTACGCGAAACACAAGGCGGAGATGTCGCTGGGTTTGATGGAGGAATCGCAAGCCACGCTCGGGCAACTTGCTCTGCGTGACCCAGTCCGTTCCGTCTACGGCTACCTCACGCAGTTGCAAATCACCCGGGGTGCTCCTCACGCGATTGAGTTTGTCCAAGAGAAGTTCGACGAACATCTTCAAAATAGCTTCATCCGCTCGTCGCTTTGCTGGCGAAGCCTCTTTGCTGGCACGTCGTCCGAGTTTCTATCCGAAGCTGAAACGGCAGTCCTCCGCGCGGGCACAATTCGAGAGCGTTCAGCGGTTGGTCACACACTCGCTTGCATGTACGCGGACGTCGGACAACTCAGCAATGCCCATTCGCGACTTCTCCGAACGATCGGCGACCGAAACGAGATCACCAAACTGTATGACAACCTTGTTCGGGGCCGCATCGCACAAAAATGCGGTCTCAATGAAGCCGCAGCCAAATACTACCGACGAGTCAACGTCGCCTCTCCCAACGAACCAAACGGTGCAAGCACCAAAGATCTAGCGCAACTTTGGCTGAAGTCATTGGTCTCCGACCCGAACCAAGCAGCAATTGTGGAGTAG
- a CDS encoding polysaccharide deacetylase family protein, translating to MSDRSRPPALFSIHDVMPETIDAVGELISLFHRHDVRKIMLLVVPGRNWRAADLSQLRVWQSQGCELAGHGWSHRCQFIRGWKHRLHSTLLSRNVAEHLSLNEDGVVQLMSKCADWFLENSFPRPSLYVPPAWAMGRVRSSRLQAIPFIMVETLSEVVCIDQSTRVRLPLIGFEADTAFREWSLRCLNRGNELLARLAMKPLRVAIHPFDLRFRLGGQLEDSIASGWQPIGYQSIIESMTPKE from the coding sequence ATGAGCGATCGTTCGCGACCACCCGCCCTGTTCTCCATTCACGATGTGATGCCCGAGACAATCGATGCCGTTGGTGAGCTGATCTCTCTGTTTCATCGGCATGACGTGCGAAAAATCATGCTTCTGGTCGTTCCAGGACGCAATTGGCGAGCGGCTGATTTGAGCCAGTTGCGTGTGTGGCAAAGCCAAGGCTGTGAATTGGCAGGTCATGGTTGGAGTCACCGCTGTCAATTCATCCGCGGTTGGAAGCACCGCCTGCATAGCACGTTGCTCTCGCGGAACGTTGCGGAGCACCTTAGCCTGAACGAGGACGGCGTCGTTCAGCTCATGAGCAAGTGCGCGGACTGGTTTTTGGAGAACAGTTTCCCCCGGCCCTCGCTGTATGTTCCTCCTGCGTGGGCGATGGGACGGGTTCGTTCATCTCGGTTGCAGGCGATTCCGTTCATCATGGTCGAGACGTTGAGCGAGGTGGTTTGCATCGACCAATCCACACGCGTGAGGCTTCCGTTGATCGGCTTTGAAGCAGACACCGCGTTTCGAGAATGGTCGCTTCGATGCCTAAATCGCGGCAATGAACTCCTTGCTCGACTAGCGATGAAGCCATTGCGAGTCGCCATTCATCCTTTCGATCTTCGGTTTCGACTGGGAGGGCAACTTGAAGACAGCATTGCTTCGGGATGGCAGCCGATTGGCTACCAATCGATCATCGAGAGCATGACGCCGAAAGAATAG
- a CDS encoding glycosyltransferase: MKLKGPRAIPVQPAPQSLLPSSRYRRLRVAIVSDAIAGRNGLGTYYMDLIEHLRGHVGCIELLGPTADRDAQLERFSIPMPGDKTQRMVYPNRCELRRRLDDLRPNLVIVPTLGAFSYFALQYAREKRIPVAIAHHTNFDRLLSLYWPRVISKPLGWMLRKVNRWLITQAGMVVSLNSEAYQDAVSLGARNVRIMGTPVACDFLRHPQSHRNDPIRRVIFVGRLAAEKGVGEVLDAAAIHSKIQFAIAGDGPGRGMVCDAAERLSNVSYLGWLSRDRVREEIDQNDVLVLPSAIEAFGTVALEALARRRYVLLRRECGIAKWPSLAAGLFHIESNETVADSLDRMLNMTSVDLERQAEPSWSAVQDFNHHTLRKWLSFLADAAIGEAPMQQSDAA, from the coding sequence ATGAAACTCAAAGGCCCGCGTGCGATTCCCGTCCAGCCCGCTCCACAATCCCTTTTGCCCAGTAGTCGATATCGACGATTGAGGGTGGCGATCGTCTCGGACGCGATCGCCGGCAGGAATGGTTTGGGGACGTACTACATGGATTTGATCGAGCATCTACGCGGCCACGTCGGATGCATCGAGTTACTTGGCCCAACCGCTGATCGAGACGCTCAGTTGGAACGTTTTTCGATTCCGATGCCTGGGGACAAGACTCAGCGGATGGTTTATCCGAATCGTTGTGAGCTACGGCGTCGATTGGACGACTTGCGTCCTAATTTGGTGATCGTGCCAACGCTTGGAGCTTTTTCGTACTTCGCGTTGCAGTACGCTCGTGAGAAACGAATCCCGGTGGCGATTGCTCATCACACCAACTTCGATCGTTTGTTGTCACTGTATTGGCCCCGGGTGATTTCGAAACCGCTGGGTTGGATGCTGCGGAAGGTCAATCGTTGGTTGATCACGCAGGCCGGAATGGTTGTGTCGCTCAATTCGGAGGCGTATCAAGACGCGGTGTCGCTCGGCGCCCGCAATGTTCGCATCATGGGGACACCGGTTGCCTGCGACTTTTTGCGGCATCCACAATCTCACCGAAACGATCCAATTCGAAGAGTCATCTTCGTGGGGCGATTGGCGGCCGAAAAGGGAGTTGGCGAGGTTCTCGATGCCGCCGCGATTCATTCGAAGATACAGTTCGCCATCGCGGGTGATGGACCGGGCCGGGGCATGGTCTGCGACGCCGCAGAAAGACTGTCCAATGTGTCCTATCTTGGCTGGTTGAGCCGTGACCGAGTTCGGGAAGAAATTGACCAGAACGATGTGCTGGTGCTTCCGTCGGCAATCGAAGCATTCGGGACGGTGGCGTTGGAGGCATTGGCACGGCGACGTTACGTGTTGCTTCGGCGAGAATGCGGGATCGCAAAATGGCCGTCATTGGCGGCGGGGCTTTTCCATATCGAATCCAACGAAACCGTCGCCGATTCACTGGATCGGATGTTGAATATGACATCGGTTGATCTCGAACGACAAGCTGAGCCGAGCTGGAGTGCGGTGCAGGATTTCAACCATCATACGCTTCGCAAATGGTTGAGCTTTTTGGCGGACGCAGCGATCGGCGAAGCACCCATGCAGCAGAGTGACGCAGCATGA